Proteins encoded within one genomic window of Rhododendron vialii isolate Sample 1 chromosome 1a, ASM3025357v1:
- the LOC131327821 gene encoding receptor-like protein 6, which produces MFTINSSGSSECDDQYFSGVPSYPKTLSWDENATDCCNWDGVTCDGLTGHVVGLDLSCSRLYGKIHSNSSLSRLSHLQRLNLAYNDFNGSRISYVFGSFARLTHLNLSNSALSGSIPSKISHMSKLISLDLSISQLRLEPLHFEILLKNLTQLQELALSRVNISSGLPDSIGYLKSLKFLDLTWTGLSGKLPDSIGYLKSLNYLLVRYCKLRGSIPKSLGNLTQIRVLALAENGFTGEVPSTLSNLNQLNELDLSANNFQGRIPVLAELTNLEYLALDDNNFTSGFPLWVANLKPLVVLCIYSNQLTGPIPFNLSGLQNLQYLYLYRNSLNGVIPPSLFTLPSLLYIDLSFNHLTGQIPEFQHHLPLYSIDLSDNKLCGPIPQSISTLVNLTELDLASNDLSGVVDLQIPKNIEGLSLSNTNLSVVARSNVNNTLPNLRIFRMSSCNIEVFPYFLRASKNLEELDLSQNKIHGQIPNWVGFVGKASMEHLNLSHNFLRGIKQLPWEKLDTLDLRSNLLEGPLPIPPPLVRYFFISNNSLSGEIPSLICNASSLEILDLSHNKLSGAVPQCLGNFSSILKVLNLHSNGFKGILPLAFAKSNELRSLDLSENHFEGPLPRSLTNCTSLEFLNIGNNKINDTFPYWLETLPELQVLAVRSNQFHGPINTLMSKFSFPKLRIVDLSYNEFTGHLPRSLTGHIPASLGDLKNIESLDISSNHLTGRIPSQLTSLLFLEILNVSWNCLDGPIPTGNQFDTFENSSYAGDSRSCRFPLQPVLQHEEDDSDFDGFTWKIVVIGYGCGMTLGLFLGSLMFLIGRPRFFVKLAERKLPKKVIRLRTVADAVARRN; this is translated from the exons ATGTTTACAATAAACAGCAGCGGTTCTTCCGAATGTGATGATCAATATTTTTCTGGTGTTCCTTCTTATCCAAAGACCCTGTCTTGGGATGAGAATGCAACTGATTGTTGCAATTGGGATGGGGTCACGTGTGATGGGTTGACCGGTCATGTGGTTGGGCTTGATCTCAGTTGTAGCCGGCTTTATGGCAAAATCCATTCCAATAGCAGCCTTTCCCGACTCTCTCACTTGCAACGGCTTAATCTGGCTTACAATGACTTCAACGGCTCTCGCATTTCATATGTGTTTGGCAGCTTTGCAAGATTGACACATCTAAACCTATCCAATTCTGCTTTATCAGGTTCTATCCCATCTAAAATCTCCCACATGTCCAAATTGATTTCACTTGATCTTTCTATTTCTCAATTGAGACTTGAACCCCTCCATTTTGAAATTCTCCTGAAAAACCTGACCCAATTACAAGAACTCGCCCTTTCTAGGGTAAATATATCTTCTGGTTTACCTGATTCAATTGGCTATCTCAAGTCTTTGAAATTCTTGGATCTCACCTGGACGGGTTTATCTGGAAAACTACCTGACTCAATTGGTTATCTCAAGTCTTTGAATTACTTGTTGGTTAGATATTGCAAATTACGAGGTTCCATTCCTAAATCTCTAGGGAACCTTACGCAGATCCGTGTACTAGCTTTAGCGGAAAATGGTTTTACCGGTGAAGTCCCATCTActctctcaaatctcaatcaacTTAATGAGTTAGATCTTTCCGCCAACAACTTCCAAGGTAGAATTCCCGTTCTTGCTGAGCTCACAAACCTGGAGTATTTAGCTCTGGATGATAACAATTTCACTAGTGGGTTTCCACTCTGGGTTGCAAACTTGAAGCCCCTTGTtgttttatgtatatatagtaatCAGCTCACGGGTCCCATCCCCTTCAATTTAAGTGGTCTTCAAAACCTACAATATCTCTACCTATATCGCAACTCTCTCAATGGGGTAATACCTCCATCTTTGTTTACTCTTCCGTCATTGCTATATATAGACTTGAGTTTCAATCATTTAACTGGTCAAATTCCTGAATTCCAGCATCATTTACCATTGTACTCCATTGACTTGAGTGACAATAAACTTTGTGGCCCCATTCCACAGTCAATTTCAACTCTTGTAAATTTGACTGAGCTCGATCTTGCATCAAATGATCTGAGCGGTGTTGTGGATCtgcaaataccaaaaaatattgAGGGCCTTTCTCTTTCCAACACTAATCTTTCGGTGGTCGCTAGAAGCAATGTCAACAATACCCTTCCCAACCTTAGGATTTTTCGTATGTCCTCTTGCAACATTGAGGTGttcccttatttcttaagagCCTCAAAGAATCTTGAAGAACTAGATCtttcacaaaacaaaattcatggACAGATTCCAAATTGGGTTGGGTTTGTCGGAAAGGCTTCAATGGAGCATTTGAATCTTTCACACAACTTTTTAAGAGGCATAAAGCAACTTCCTTGGGAGAAATTAGATACTCTTGATCTGCGTTCCAATTTGCTTGAAGGACCACTTCCCATTCCACCCCCGCTCGTACGATACTTTTTCATCTCAAACAACAGTCTTAGTGGAGAGATTCCTTCATTGATTTGCAATGCAAGTTCCCTTGAGATTCTTGATTTGTCTCACAACAAATTGAGCGGTGCGGTTCCACAATGTTTGGGAAATTTTAGTAGTATTCTCAAGGTGTTAAATCTGCACTCTAATGGATTTAAGGGAATCCTTCCCTTGGCATTTGCAAAGTCCAACGAATTACGAAGTCTCGATTTGagtgaaaatcattttgaaGGACCACTTCCAAGATCTTTGACAAATTGTACGAGCTTGGAGTTTCTAAACATTGGAAACAACAAGATTAATGACACATTTCCATATTGGTTGGAAACTCTTCCTGAGTTGCAGGTTCTTGCCGTTCGATCCAACCAATTTCATGGTCCCATAAACACTTTGATGAGTAAATTTTCCTTTCCAAAGCTTCGAATTGTTGACCTCTCCTACAATGAGTTCACTGGCCATTTGCCAAGGAG TCTTACAGGCCATATTCCAGCATCTTTGGGGGACTTGAAGAATATTGAATCATTAGACATCTCTTCTAACCACCTCACTGGGAGAATTCCAAGCCAATTAACAAGTTTACTATTTCTTGAAATCTTGAACGTTTCGTGGAACTGTCTCGATGGACCCATACCCACGGGTAACCAATTTGATACATTTGAGAATAGTTCATATGCCGGGGACTCACGATCATGCAGGTTTCCATTGCAACCGGTGTTACAACATGAGGAAGATGATTCAGATTTTGATGGATTTACTTGGAAAATTGTGGTGATAGGGTACGGGTGTGGAATGACATTGGGACTCTTTCTAGGATCTCTCATGTTCTTAATTGGTAGACCTAGATTCTTTGTCAAACTTGCTGAAAGAAAATTGCCTAAGAAGGTTATAAGATTGAGAACGGTTGCGGACGCAGTGGCTAGAAGAAACTAG